The Streptomyces sp. NBC_01689 genome includes a window with the following:
- the ispG gene encoding flavodoxin-dependent (E)-4-hydroxy-3-methylbut-2-enyl-diphosphate synthase encodes MTAVSLGLPEVPVRPIAERRVSRRIQVGPVAVGGGAPVSVQSMTTTRTSDVGATLQQIAELTASGCQIVRVACPTQDDADALATIARKSQIPVIADIHFQPKYVFAAIDAGCAAVRVNPGNIKQFDDKVKEIARAASQAGIPIRIGVNAGSLDRRLLQKYGKATPEALVESALWEASLFEEHGFRDLKISVKHNDPVVMVNAYRQLAAACDYPLHLGVTEAGPAFQGTIKSAVAFGALLSEGIGDTIRVSLSAPPAEECKVGIQILESLGLRQRRLEIVSCPSCGRAQVDVYKLADEVTAGLEGMEVPLRVAVMGCVVNGPGEAREADLGVASGNGKGQIFVKGEVIKTVPESKIVETLIEEAMKIAEQMENDGVGSGEPAVTVS; translated from the coding sequence ATGACCGCCGTTTCCTTGGGCCTCCCCGAGGTGCCGGTCCGACCGATCGCGGAACGCCGTGTGTCACGGCGGATCCAGGTCGGACCGGTGGCGGTCGGGGGAGGAGCACCCGTCTCCGTGCAGTCGATGACGACGACGCGTACGTCGGACGTCGGCGCCACCTTGCAGCAGATCGCGGAACTCACCGCGTCCGGCTGCCAGATCGTCCGCGTCGCCTGCCCCACGCAGGACGACGCGGACGCCCTCGCGACGATCGCCCGCAAGTCGCAGATCCCGGTGATCGCGGACATCCACTTCCAGCCCAAGTACGTCTTCGCGGCCATCGACGCCGGCTGCGCCGCGGTCCGGGTGAACCCGGGCAACATCAAGCAGTTCGACGACAAGGTGAAGGAGATCGCGCGCGCCGCTTCCCAGGCGGGCATCCCCATCCGGATCGGCGTGAACGCGGGCTCGCTGGACCGGCGGCTGCTCCAGAAGTACGGGAAGGCGACGCCGGAGGCGCTCGTCGAGTCGGCGCTGTGGGAGGCGTCCCTCTTCGAGGAGCACGGGTTCCGGGACCTCAAGATCTCGGTGAAGCACAACGACCCGGTCGTCATGGTCAACGCCTACCGGCAACTGGCGGCGGCCTGTGACTACCCGCTCCACCTGGGCGTCACGGAGGCCGGACCGGCGTTCCAGGGGACCATCAAGTCCGCCGTGGCCTTCGGGGCGTTGCTGTCCGAGGGCATCGGGGACACCATCCGGGTCTCGCTGAGCGCGCCGCCGGCCGAGGAGTGCAAGGTCGGTATCCAGATCCTGGAGTCGCTGGGCCTGCGGCAGCGGCGACTGGAGATCGTCTCGTGCCCGTCCTGCGGGCGCGCCCAGGTGGACGTCTACAAGCTGGCCGACGAGGTCACCGCCGGTCTGGAGGGGATGGAGGTCCCTTTGCGCGTCGCGGTCATGGGCTGCGTCGTCAACGGCCCCGGGGAGGCGCGGGAGGCGGACCTGGGGGTCGCCTCCGGCAACGGCAAGGGGCAGATCTTCGTCAAGGGCGAGGTCATCAAGACCGTGCCCGAGTCGAAGATCGTCGAGACCCTCATCGAGGAAGCCATGAAGATCGCCGAGCAGATGGAGAACGACGGCGTCGGGTCCGGGGAACCGGCCGTCACCGTGAGTTGA
- the hpnH gene encoding adenosyl-hopene transferase HpnH — protein MAMPLRQSMKVAAYLFEQKLRKRDKFALIVELEPLFACNLACEGCGKIQHPAGVLKQRMPVAQAVGAVLESGAPMVSIAGGEPLMHPQIDEIVRQLVAKKKFVFLCTNAMLLRKKMDKFKPSPYFAWAVHIDGLRERHDESVAKEGVFDEAVEAIKEAKRRGFRVTTNSTFFNTDTPQTVIEVLNYLNDDLKVDEMMLSPAYAYEKAPDQEHFLGVQQTRELFKKAFAGGNRRRWRLNQSPLFLDFLEGKVDFPCTAWAIPSYSLFGWQKPCYLMSDGYVQTYKQLLEETDWDSYGRGKDDRCANCMAHCGYEPTAVLATMGSLKESLRAARETFTESRG, from the coding sequence ATGGCCATGCCGCTTCGGCAGTCCATGAAGGTCGCTGCATACCTGTTTGAACAGAAACTCAGGAAGCGGGACAAGTTCGCGCTGATTGTCGAGTTGGAACCCCTCTTCGCGTGCAATCTCGCATGCGAGGGATGTGGCAAGATCCAGCACCCCGCGGGCGTGCTGAAGCAGCGGATGCCGGTGGCCCAGGCGGTGGGCGCGGTACTGGAGTCCGGCGCCCCGATGGTGTCCATCGCGGGCGGCGAACCTCTGATGCACCCGCAGATCGACGAGATCGTGCGGCAGTTGGTGGCCAAGAAGAAGTTCGTCTTCCTGTGCACCAACGCGATGTTGCTGCGCAAGAAGATGGACAAGTTCAAGCCCTCGCCGTACTTCGCGTGGGCCGTGCACATCGACGGGCTGCGTGAGCGGCACGACGAGTCCGTGGCCAAGGAAGGCGTCTTCGACGAGGCGGTCGAGGCCATCAAGGAGGCCAAGCGGCGCGGCTTCCGGGTCACCACCAACTCGACCTTCTTCAACACCGACACCCCGCAGACCGTCATCGAGGTCCTCAACTACCTCAACGACGACCTGAAGGTCGACGAGATGATGCTCTCGCCCGCCTACGCCTACGAGAAGGCTCCCGACCAGGAGCACTTCCTCGGCGTCCAGCAGACCCGGGAACTGTTCAAGAAGGCCTTCGCGGGCGGCAACCGGCGCCGCTGGCGGCTCAACCAGAGCCCGCTCTTCCTGGACTTCCTGGAGGGCAAGGTCGACTTCCCGTGCACCGCGTGGGCGATTCCGAGCTACTCGCTCTTCGGCTGGCAGAAGCCCTGCTACCTGATGAGCGACGGGTACGTGCAGACGTACAAGCAGCTCCTGGAGGAGACCGACTGGGACTCCTACGGCCGCGGCAAGGACGACCGGTGCGCCAACTGCATGGCGCACTGCGGCTACGAGCCGACCGCCGTCCTCGCCACCATGGGGTCCCTCAAGGAGTCCCTGCGCGCCGCCCGCGAGACGTTCACGGAAAGCCGCGGGTGA
- a CDS encoding phosphorylase family protein encodes MSTKPEAAPLLIACALGIEHLALRTGDRSGSDGPVTVLRTGMGPRAAELALTRALAGPDLRGAAVLATGFCAGLAPGMHPGDLVVAEETRDPHGSTPCAGTELLVKELARAAPGRTVHTGPLTGSDHVVRGHERSDLFATGAIAVDMESAATLHSAVRAGPRPVAAVRVVVDAPEHELVRIGTVRGGISAFRVLRAILPAFFEWHRSLLLPRR; translated from the coding sequence ATGAGCACCAAGCCCGAAGCGGCGCCGCTGCTGATCGCCTGTGCGCTCGGCATCGAGCACCTCGCCCTGCGCACCGGCGACCGGAGCGGTTCCGACGGGCCCGTCACCGTCCTGCGCACCGGCATGGGACCCAGGGCCGCCGAGCTCGCGCTCACCCGGGCCCTCGCCGGACCGGATCTGCGCGGGGCGGCCGTCCTGGCCACCGGGTTCTGCGCGGGGCTCGCCCCGGGCATGCACCCCGGCGACCTGGTGGTCGCCGAGGAGACCCGCGACCCGCACGGCAGCACCCCGTGCGCGGGCACCGAACTGCTGGTCAAGGAGCTGGCGCGCGCCGCGCCCGGGCGCACCGTCCACACGGGGCCGCTCACCGGCTCCGATCACGTCGTCCGCGGTCACGAACGGTCGGACCTGTTCGCGACCGGCGCCATCGCGGTCGACATGGAGTCCGCGGCCACGCTGCACAGCGCCGTCCGCGCGGGTCCACGTCCGGTTGCGGCCGTCCGGGTGGTCGTGGACGCTCCAGAACATGAACTCGTCCGTATCGGCACGGTGCGCGGTGGAATATCAGCTTTCCGTGTTCTCCGTGCCATCCTTCCCGCTTTCTTTGAATGGCACCGTTCTTTGCTGCTCCCTCGGAGGTGA
- the shc gene encoding squalene--hopene cyclase, giving the protein MTATTDGSTGAVPPRAAAASETHPETTPVAAGTVETRDVAKIAIERAVDHLLARQDAEGWWKGDLETNVTMDAEDLLLRQFLGIRDEKTTHAAGLFIRGEQRADGAWATFYNGPGDLSATVEAYVALRLTGDAPEAPHMTKAAAWVRERGGIASARVFTRIWLALFGWWKWDDLPELPPELIYFPKWMPLNIYDFGCWARQTIVPLTIVSAKRPVRPAPFPLDELHTDPDHPNPVGPIAPMASWDGVFQRLDKALHQYRKVAPGPLRRAAMNAAARWIIERQENDGCWGGIQPPAVYSVIALHLLGYDLEHPVMRAGLESLERFTVWREDGARMIEACQSPVWDTCLATIALADAGLPADHPQLVKAADWMLGEEIVRPGDWSVKRPHLPPGGWAFEFHNDNYPDIDDTAEVVLALRRVRHHDPERVEKAIGRGVRWNLGMQSKDGGWGAFDVDNTSSFPNRLPFCDFGEVIDPPSADVTAHVVEMLAVEGLAHDPRTRRGIEWLLAEQEPNGSWFGRWGVNYIYGTGSVVPALAAAGLPASHPAIRRAVGWLETVQNEDGGWGEDLRSYDDAAEWSGRGASTASQTGWALLALLAAGERDSKAVERGVAWLAETQLADGSWDEPYFTGTGFPWDFSINYHLYRQVFPLTALGRYVNGEPFIEVKGG; this is encoded by the coding sequence CTGGTGGAAGGGCGACCTCGAGACCAACGTCACCATGGACGCCGAGGACCTGCTGCTGCGTCAGTTCCTGGGCATCCGCGACGAGAAGACCACCCACGCCGCCGGCCTGTTCATCCGCGGAGAGCAGCGCGCGGACGGCGCCTGGGCCACGTTCTACAACGGTCCGGGCGACCTCTCCGCCACCGTCGAGGCGTATGTCGCCCTGCGGCTGACCGGGGACGCCCCCGAAGCGCCGCACATGACGAAGGCCGCCGCCTGGGTGCGGGAACGGGGCGGCATCGCCTCGGCCCGCGTCTTCACCCGCATCTGGCTCGCCCTGTTCGGCTGGTGGAAGTGGGACGACCTCCCCGAACTCCCGCCGGAACTCATCTACTTCCCGAAGTGGATGCCGCTCAACATCTACGACTTCGGGTGCTGGGCACGGCAGACGATCGTGCCGCTCACCATCGTCTCGGCGAAGCGCCCGGTGCGGCCCGCGCCGTTCCCGCTGGACGAGCTGCACACCGACCCGGACCACCCGAACCCGGTCGGGCCCATCGCCCCCATGGCGAGTTGGGACGGCGTCTTCCAGCGGCTGGACAAGGCGCTGCACCAGTACCGCAAGGTCGCGCCGGGACCGCTGCGCCGGGCCGCGATGAACGCGGCGGCACGCTGGATCATCGAACGGCAGGAGAACGACGGCTGCTGGGGCGGCATCCAGCCGCCCGCGGTGTACTCGGTCATCGCGCTGCACCTGCTCGGCTACGACCTCGAACACCCCGTGATGCGCGCCGGACTGGAGTCCCTGGAACGCTTCACGGTCTGGCGCGAGGACGGCGCCCGGATGATCGAGGCCTGCCAGTCGCCGGTCTGGGACACCTGCCTGGCCACCATCGCGCTCGCCGACGCGGGCCTGCCCGCCGATCACCCGCAACTGGTCAAGGCCGCGGACTGGATGCTCGGCGAGGAGATCGTCAGACCCGGCGACTGGTCGGTGAAGCGCCCCCATCTCCCGCCCGGCGGCTGGGCGTTCGAGTTCCACAACGACAACTACCCCGACATCGACGACACCGCCGAGGTGGTCCTCGCGCTGCGCCGCGTGCGCCATCACGACCCGGAACGCGTCGAGAAGGCGATCGGGCGCGGAGTGCGCTGGAACCTGGGCATGCAGTCGAAGGACGGCGGCTGGGGTGCGTTCGACGTCGACAACACCAGCTCCTTCCCCAACCGGCTGCCGTTCTGCGACTTCGGCGAGGTGATCGACCCGCCGTCGGCGGACGTCACCGCGCACGTGGTCGAGATGCTCGCGGTGGAGGGCCTCGCGCACGACCCGCGTACCCGCCGGGGCATCGAGTGGCTGCTCGCCGAACAGGAGCCGAACGGCTCCTGGTTCGGGCGCTGGGGCGTCAACTACATCTACGGCACGGGGTCGGTGGTGCCCGCACTGGCGGCCGCCGGTCTGCCCGCCTCGCACCCGGCGATCCGCCGGGCGGTCGGCTGGCTGGAGACCGTCCAGAACGAGGACGGCGGCTGGGGCGAGGACCTGCGCTCCTACGACGACGCCGCCGAATGGAGCGGCCGGGGCGCCTCGACCGCCTCCCAGACCGGGTGGGCGCTCCTCGCGCTGCTCGCGGCCGGGGAGCGCGACTCCAAGGCGGTGGAGCGCGGCGTCGCCTGGCTCGCGGAGACCCAGCTGGCGGACGGCTCCTGGGACGAGCCGTACTTCACCGGCACCGGGTTCCCGTGGGACTTCTCGATCAACTACCACCTCTACCGGCAGGTCTTCCCGCTCACCGCGCTCGGCCGCTATGTCAACGGCGAGCCGTTCATCGAGGTCAAGGGGGGTTGA